The proteins below come from a single Campylobacter sp. MG1 genomic window:
- the ndk gene encoding nucleoside-diphosphate kinase, whose amino-acid sequence MQRTLSIIKPDAVKKGVIGQILSRFEANGLRIAAIKKLYLTKEQAGEFYAVHKERPFYKDLVEFMTSGPVVVSVLEGENAVAKNRELMGATNPKEAAKGTIRADFAESIDANAVHGSDSLENAKIEIEFFFNKLEIN is encoded by the coding sequence ATGCAAAGAACTTTATCTATCATTAAGCCTGACGCTGTTAAGAAAGGTGTTATAGGTCAAATTTTAAGTCGTTTTGAAGCAAATGGCTTAAGAATTGCAGCTATTAAAAAGCTTTATTTAACAAAAGAACAAGCAGGAGAATTTTACGCAGTTCATAAAGAAAGACCATTTTATAAAGATTTAGTTGAATTTATGACTAGTGGTCCTGTTGTAGTATCTGTTTTAGAAGGCGAAAATGCAGTTGCTAAAAATCGTGAATTAATGGGAGCAACTAATCCAAAAGAAGCAGCTAAGGGAACAATAAGAGCTGATTTTGCTGAAAGTATTGACGCAAACGCAGTTCATGGTAGTGATAGTTTAGAAAATGCTAAAATAGAAATAGAGTTTTTCTTTAATAAACTTGAAATAAATTAA
- the plsX gene encoding phosphate acyltransferase PlsX, translated as MIKIAIDAMGGDFSYTPIIEGAISALREKSDFIAILVGDENCIRKLIPDDLLHRVEFVNTLDVFEMKENSTDVLKRKDSSIYKAVELVKNGEANAVVSAGHSGATMSLATLKIGRVKGVLRPAIATLMPTINGRVLVLDVGANVDCEEENLLQFAIMGEAYAKEVMNIKNPKIALLSNGEEDCKGNKLTKDTHKLLREHLSNFIGNVEGGHIFAGECDVVVCDGFTGNILLKTAEGAVSIFAKLLKDEIKKRNVAKFGYVLSKGAFNALKEHLDYDQYGGAPLLGVNACTIISHGKSNAEAIKNAIFQALKFANSNVNKVIEDEIKSLH; from the coding sequence ATGATAAAAATTGCTATTGATGCTATGGGGGGCGACTTTTCGTATACCCCTATAATTGAAGGAGCTATTAGTGCTTTAAGAGAGAAAAGTGATTTTATTGCAATTCTTGTAGGCGATGAGAATTGTATAAGAAAACTTATTCCAGATGATTTATTACATAGAGTTGAATTTGTTAATACACTAGATGTGTTTGAAATGAAAGAAAATTCCACTGATGTATTAAAACGCAAAGATAGCAGTATTTATAAGGCTGTAGAATTAGTAAAGAACGGTGAGGCTAATGCGGTAGTATCAGCTGGACATAGTGGTGCTACTATGAGTTTAGCTACTTTAAAAATAGGTAGAGTTAAAGGTGTTTTAAGACCAGCTATAGCAACACTTATGCCTACTATTAATGGTAGGGTGTTAGTGCTTGATGTAGGTGCTAATGTTGATTGCGAAGAAGAAAATTTATTACAATTTGCAATAATGGGCGAAGCTTATGCAAAAGAAGTAATGAATATAAAAAATCCTAAAATTGCACTGCTTTCAAATGGAGAAGAAGATTGCAAAGGAAACAAACTTACAAAAGACACACATAAATTATTAAGAGAACATTTAAGCAATTTTATAGGCAATGTTGAAGGCGGACATATATTTGCTGGAGAGTGTGATGTAGTAGTTTGCGATGGATTTACTGGAAATATATTATTAAAAACTGCAGAAGGTGCTGTTAGCATTTTTGCTAAGCTATTAAAAGATGAAATAAAAAAGAGAAATGTAGCAAAATTTGGTTATGTGCTTAGCAAAGGTGCATTCAATGCTCTTAAAGAACATTTGGATTATGACCAATATGGAGGAGCACCTTTACTTGGGGTTAATGCTTGTACTATAATAAGTCATGGGAAAAGTAATGCTGAGGCTATTAAAAATGCAATTTTTCAAGCTTTAAAATTTGCTAATTCAAATGTAAATAAAGTGATTGAAGATGAAATTAAAAGCTTGCATTAA
- a CDS encoding beta-ketoacyl-ACP synthase III, protein MKLKACIKSIASYLPEKTLTNKDFESFLDTSDEWILKRTGIKQRYIASETENTSDLAYKAAIKAIQRAKIQTNDIDLIIVATLSPDYFTMPSTAVVVANKLGLKGVSAFDISAACSGFIYMLELARSMVESGAKKNVLIIGAEKISSILDYTDRTTCVLFGDGAGACVVSASEGKGIIDIHTGSDGEFKDLLCTKRSNQTKQLEPIKLEMKGNEVFKVAVKTLSDDVSYLLDKNKLKTSDIDLFIPHQANLRIISYVQEKLGLSDEQCVVCVDKFGNTSAASIPIAINEAYEQGRLTNGKLMLLDAFGGGFTWGSALAYFDGINYKEQ, encoded by the coding sequence ATGAAATTAAAAGCTTGCATTAAAAGTATTGCTTCGTATTTACCAGAAAAAACACTAACAAATAAAGATTTTGAAAGTTTTTTAGATACAAGTGATGAATGGATATTAAAAAGAACAGGAATTAAGCAAAGATATATTGCTAGTGAAACTGAAAACACTAGCGATTTAGCATATAAAGCAGCTATAAAAGCTATACAAAGAGCTAAAATTCAAACTAATGATATAGATTTAATAATAGTAGCTACATTAAGTCCTGATTATTTTACTATGCCATCAACTGCGGTAGTTGTAGCAAATAAACTTGGATTAAAAGGTGTAAGTGCATTTGATATAAGTGCTGCTTGTTCTGGATTTATTTATATGCTTGAGCTTGCTCGTTCTATGGTTGAAAGTGGTGCTAAAAAAAATGTATTAATAATAGGAGCTGAAAAAATATCTTCAATTCTTGATTATACAGATAGAACTACTTGTGTTTTATTTGGAGATGGTGCTGGAGCTTGCGTTGTAAGTGCAAGTGAAGGTAAAGGAATTATAGATATTCATACAGGAAGCGATGGAGAATTTAAAGATTTATTATGCACTAAGCGTTCAAATCAAACAAAACAATTAGAGCCTATTAAACTTGAAATGAAAGGCAATGAAGTATTTAAGGTAGCTGTTAAAACATTATCAGATGATGTGTCGTATTTATTAGATAAAAACAAACTTAAAACAAGTGATATAGATTTATTTATACCGCATCAAGCAAATCTTAGAATTATCTCTTATGTTCAAGAAAAACTTGGCTTAAGTGATGAGCAATGTGTTGTATGTGTTGATAAATTTGGTAATACTTCAGCTGCGTCAATTCCAATAGCTATCAATGAAGCTTACGAACAAGGTCGTTTAACAAATGGCAAATTAATGCTTTTAGACGCATTTGGCGGTGGATTTACTTGGGGTAGTGCTTTAGCTTATTTTGATGGAATTAATTATAAGGAACAATAA
- the dsbD gene encoding protein-disulfide reductase DsbD, whose product MKYIFSIIMFVVCAYSSPLTPDEAFKFSVNEDTQSFNINLNISKGVYLYKSELKIIKNNNDITNTFNFHQVDFKDNNEVFFNNLKFDFPKFTIKNNDNIKIHYQACSLDGLCYQPLVTNFVYEDGVMVLKYANKELRKNNDFNDYENVLSSSFFIALLTFFVYGLLLSLTPCTLPMVPIISSILVKSSGKNPIVSSIVYVLGMSISYTIIGIIAASIGSGVQSFFQNKYVIISFSLIFIILAFSMFGFYEIKIPSFITNKLNNKISKLSGILGIFFMGILSALIVGPCVAAPLAGLLIYIAKTNDILLGASTLFVMSIGMGIPLIAIGFGFKFITGAWMQEINKFFAFVMLALAIFFLDRILYEEIINVLYAILGIIFVISFRLFESTKSKFRLCFKVVLLAVLAFCIILLYKTFNKQEISVQENLNFEIVKSSEELILEDKNIIYFTADWCDNCKIMAKTTFKDSNIVNSFKKFKLIKIDLTNPNDFEDKISKKYNIFGPPVITIVNKDGVVLKQIIGLVDAKTLLKELEI is encoded by the coding sequence ATGAAGTATATATTTAGTATAATAATGTTTGTAGTTTGTGCTTATTCTTCGCCACTTACACCAGATGAAGCATTTAAATTTAGCGTAAATGAAGATACTCAATCATTTAATATAAATTTAAATATATCTAAAGGTGTATATTTATATAAAAGTGAGCTAAAAATAATTAAAAATAATAATGATATTACAAATACTTTTAATTTTCACCAAGTTGATTTTAAAGATAATAATGAAGTATTTTTTAATAATTTAAAATTTGACTTTCCTAAATTTACTATAAAAAATAACGATAATATTAAAATACATTATCAAGCTTGTTCTTTAGATGGCTTATGTTATCAACCATTAGTAACTAATTTTGTATATGAAGATGGTGTAATGGTTTTAAAATATGCAAATAAAGAACTTAGAAAAAATAATGATTTTAATGATTATGAAAATGTTTTATCATCATCATTTTTTATAGCTTTGCTTACATTTTTTGTGTATGGTTTATTATTATCATTAACCCCTTGTACTCTCCCTATGGTGCCTATTATATCAAGTATTTTAGTAAAAAGTAGTGGAAAAAATCCTATTGTTTCTAGTATTGTTTATGTTTTAGGAATGTCTATTAGTTACACTATTATTGGTATTATAGCAGCATCAATAGGTAGTGGCGTTCAATCATTTTTTCAAAACAAATATGTTATCATATCTTTTTCTTTAATATTTATTATATTAGCTTTTTCAATGTTTGGCTTTTATGAGATTAAAATTCCTAGTTTTATAACAAATAAGCTAAATAATAAAATTTCAAAATTAAGCGGTATTTTAGGTATTTTTTTTATGGGTATTTTGAGTGCTTTAATAGTTGGACCTTGTGTGGCTGCACCACTTGCAGGTTTGCTTATTTATATAGCTAAGACAAACGATATTTTATTAGGAGCTAGTACCTTATTTGTAATGAGTATAGGTATGGGGATTCCATTAATAGCTATTGGTTTTGGGTTTAAATTTATTACTGGTGCTTGGATGCAAGAAATAAATAAATTTTTCGCTTTTGTTATGTTAGCACTTGCAATTTTTTTCTTAGATAGAATTTTGTATGAAGAAATTATAAATGTTTTATATGCTATTTTAGGAATTATTTTTGTTATATCATTTAGGCTTTTTGAGAGTACTAAATCTAAATTTAGATTATGTTTTAAAGTAGTATTATTGGCAGTTTTAGCGTTTTGTATTATTTTATTATATAAAACTTTTAATAAACAAGAAATTTCGGTACAAGAGAATTTAAATTTTGAGATAGTAAAGTCTAGCGAAGAATTGATATTAGAGGATAAAAATATTATTTATTTTACGGCTGATTGGTGTGATAATTGTAAAATAATGGCTAAAACTACATTTAAAGATTCAAATATAGTTAACTCTTTTAAAAAATTTAAGTTAATAAAAATTGATTTGACAAACCCAAATGATTTTGAAGATAAAATTTCTAAAAAATATAATATTTTTGGACCTCCAGTTATAACTATAGTTAATAAAGATGGAGTTGTATTAAAACAAATAATTGGATTGGTTGATGCAAAAACTTTATTAAAAGAATTAGAAATTTAA
- the rpmF gene encoding 50S ribosomal protein L32 gives MAVPKRRVSKTRAAKRRTHYKIELVRPIKDKDGSWKLPHRINPTTGEY, from the coding sequence ATGGCAGTTCCAAAGAGAAGAGTTAGTAAAACAAGAGCAGCAAAAAGACGCACTCATTACAAAATTGAGCTAGTAAGACCAATTAAAGATAAAGATGGTAGTTGGAAATTACCTCATAGAATTAATCCAACAACTGGCGAATATTAA